In Stigmatopora nigra isolate UIUO_SnigA chromosome 18, RoL_Snig_1.1, whole genome shotgun sequence, one genomic interval encodes:
- the exoc7 gene encoding exocyst complex component 7 isoform X2 yields MVPTEDASARKREIEEKLQQEQETLAFIRENLEKSDQLTNGMVSILSSFESRLMQLENAIIPVHKQTENLQRLQDNVDKTLSCMDHVISYYHVAKDTDRIIREGPTGRLDEYLACIAKIQKAVEYFQDNNPDSPELNTVKGRLEKGKELLEAEFRSLLTRYSKPVPPVLILDAIGGDEELEAAEDVLLEHLPQAVLHDIICIGGWLVEYGRNQDFMTVYFQIRSSQLDRSIKGLKEHLRKNSASSGALYSPAVQAKRKDTPTKKVPKRPGTIRKAQNLLKQYSQHGLDGKKGGSNLAPLEGHDRDPRVRHGAEAPADKLAGPPGRDEALDAEMDAYIHCISAFVKLAQSEYALLCEVIPEHHQKKTFDSLIQEALDNLMLEGDNIVGAARRAILRHDYSAVLTIFPILRHLKINKGDFDATLQGTAAGTKNKLPALIASMESIGAKALEEFADSIKNDPDKEYNMPKDGTVHELTSNAILFLQQLLDFHETAGAMLASQESTSTSSSYTSDFNKRLLSTYICKVLGNLQLNLLSKSKVYEDSALGAIFLHNNYNYILKSLEKSELIQLVTVTQRRAETSYRELIEQQIHVYQRSWIKVTEHLTERNLPLFQPGAKLKDKERQVIKDKFKGFNDGLEEMCKIHKGWAVPDKEQRNFIRRAQRTVVSDAYAAFLRRCADLPFTKNPDKYHKYRPEEVEEMIDRLFDTSA; encoded by the exons ATGGTTCCCACCGAGGACGCGTCTGCCAGAAAGAGAGAAATTGAGGAGAAACTCCAGCAG GAACAAGAAACGTTGGCCTTCATCCGCGAGAACTTGGAGAAGAGCGATCAGCTGACAAATGGGATG GTGTCCATCCTGTCGTCTTTCGAGAGCCGCCTGATGCAGCTGGAGAACGCCATCATTCCGGTACACAAGCAGACGGAGAACCTGCAGCGTCTGCAGGACAACGTGGACAAGACGCTGTCCTGCATGGACCACGTCATCAGCTACTACCACGTGGCCAAGGACACGGACCGCATCATCCGAGAGGG GCCCACGGGTCGGCTGGACGAGTACCTGGCGTGCATCGCCAAGATCCAGAAGGCCGTGGAGTACTTCCAGGACAACAATCCCGACAGCCCCGAGCTCAACACCGTG AAGGGGCGCTTGGAGAAGGGCAAGGAGCTGCTGGAGGCGGAGTTCCGCAGCCTGCTGACCCGCTACAGCAAGCCGGTGCCGCCCGTCCTCATCCTGGACGCCATCGGCGGCGACGAAGAGCTGGAGGCGGCCGAGGACGTGCTGCTGGAGCACCTCCCGCAGGCCGTCCTCCACGACATCATCTGCATCGGCGGCTGGCTGGTGGAGTACGGACGCAATCAGG ATTTCATGACCGTGTACTTCCAAATCCGCTCCAGTCAACTGGACCGCTCCATCAAGGGTCTGAAGGAGCACTTGCGCAAGAACAGCGCCTCGTCGGGCGCCCTCTACTCGCCCGCCGTCCAGGCCAAGCGCAAAGACACGCCCACCAAGAAGGTGCCCAAGAGGCCCG GGACCATTCGCAAGGCCCAGAACCTTCTCAAACAGTACTCACAGCATGGGCTGGATGGCAAAAAGGGGGGGTCCAACCTGGCACCTCTGGAAG GTCACGATCGCGACCCGCGAGTCAGGCACGGCGCCGAGGCTCCGGCCGACAAGCTCGCCGGCCCCCCAG GCAGGGACGAGGCGCTGGACGCGGAGATGGACGCGTACATCCACTGCATCAGCGCCTTCGTCAAGCTGGCGCAGAGCGAGTACGCCCTCCTGTGCGAGGTGATCCCCGAGCACCACCAGAAGAAGACCTTTGACTCGCTGATTCAG GAGGCCCTGGACAACCTGATGCTGGAGGGCGACAACATCGTGGGCGCGGCCCGCCGCGCCATCCTGCGCCACGACTACTCGGCCGTGCTGACCATCTTCCCCATCCTGAGGCACCTGAAGATCAACAAGGGCGACTTTGACGCCACGCTGCAG GGGACGGCGGCCGGGACCAAGAACAAGCTGCCGGCGCTCATCGCGTCCATGGAGAGCATCGGCGCCAAGGCGCTGGAGGAGTTTGCCGACAGCATCAAG AACGACCCCGACAAAGAGTACAACATGCCCAAGGACGGCACGGTGCACGAGCTGACCAGCAAC GCCATCCTCTTCCTGCAGCAGCTGCTGGACTTCCACGAGACGGCGGGCGCCATGCTGGCCTCGCAAG AATCCACGTCCACGTCCAGCAGTTACACGTCGGACTTCAACAAGCGGCTCCTGAGCACGTATATCTGTAAAGTTCTGGGGAACCTCCAGCTCAACCTGCTCAGCAAGTCCAAAGTGTACGAGGACTCGGCTCTCGGCGCCATCTTCCTCCACAACAACTACAATTACATCCTCAAGTCTCTGGAAAA GTCGGAGCTGATCCAACTTGTGACGGTGACTCAGAGGCGAGCGGAGACTTCCTACCGAGAACTCATCGAGCAACAGATTCACGTTTACCAGCGCAG CTGGATAAAAGTGACGGAACACCTGACCGAGCGGAACCTTCCCCTTTTCCAGCCCGGCGCCAAG CTCAAGGACAAAGAACGGCAGGTCATCAAGGACAAATTCAAG GGCTTCAACGATGGTCTGGAGGAGATGTGCAAGATCCACAAGGGTTGGGCCGTGCCAGACAAGGAGCAGAGGAACTTCATCCGACGGGCTCAGAGGACCGTCGTCAGCGACGCCTACGCCGCCTTCCTGCGCAG ATGCGCCGAcctgcccttcaccaagaaCCCCGACAAGTACCACAAGTATCGAccggaggaggtggaggagatgATTGACAGACTTTTCGACACCTCCGCTTGA
- the exoc7 gene encoding exocyst complex component 7 isoform X1, whose translation MVPTEDASARKREIEEKLQQEQETLAFIRENLEKSDQLTNGMVSILSSFESRLMQLENAIIPVHKQTENLQRLQDNVDKTLSCMDHVISYYHVAKDTDRIIREGPTGRLDEYLACIAKIQKAVEYFQDNNPDSPELNTVKGRLEKGKELLEAEFRSLLTRYSKPVPPVLILDAIGGDEELEAAEDVLLEHLPQAVLHDIICIGGWLVEYGRNQDFMTVYFQIRSSQLDRSIKGLKEHLRKNSASSGALYSPAVQAKRKDTPTKKVPKRPGTIRKAQNLLKQYSQHGLDGKKGGSNLAPLEGHDRDPRVRHGAEAPADKLAGPPGRDEALDAEMDAYIHCISAFVKLAQSEYALLCEVIPEHHQKKTFDSLIQEALDNLMLEGDNIVGAARRAILRHDYSAVLTIFPILRHLKINKGDFDATLQGTAAGTKNKLPALIASMESIGAKALEEFADSIKNDPDKEYNMPKDGTVHELTSNAILFLQQLLDFHETAGAMLASQVLGDTYNIPLDPRESTSTSSSYTSDFNKRLLSTYICKVLGNLQLNLLSKSKVYEDSALGAIFLHNNYNYILKSLEKSELIQLVTVTQRRAETSYRELIEQQIHVYQRSWIKVTEHLTERNLPLFQPGAKLKDKERQVIKDKFKGFNDGLEEMCKIHKGWAVPDKEQRNFIRRAQRTVVSDAYAAFLRRCADLPFTKNPDKYHKYRPEEVEEMIDRLFDTSA comes from the exons ATGGTTCCCACCGAGGACGCGTCTGCCAGAAAGAGAGAAATTGAGGAGAAACTCCAGCAG GAACAAGAAACGTTGGCCTTCATCCGCGAGAACTTGGAGAAGAGCGATCAGCTGACAAATGGGATG GTGTCCATCCTGTCGTCTTTCGAGAGCCGCCTGATGCAGCTGGAGAACGCCATCATTCCGGTACACAAGCAGACGGAGAACCTGCAGCGTCTGCAGGACAACGTGGACAAGACGCTGTCCTGCATGGACCACGTCATCAGCTACTACCACGTGGCCAAGGACACGGACCGCATCATCCGAGAGGG GCCCACGGGTCGGCTGGACGAGTACCTGGCGTGCATCGCCAAGATCCAGAAGGCCGTGGAGTACTTCCAGGACAACAATCCCGACAGCCCCGAGCTCAACACCGTG AAGGGGCGCTTGGAGAAGGGCAAGGAGCTGCTGGAGGCGGAGTTCCGCAGCCTGCTGACCCGCTACAGCAAGCCGGTGCCGCCCGTCCTCATCCTGGACGCCATCGGCGGCGACGAAGAGCTGGAGGCGGCCGAGGACGTGCTGCTGGAGCACCTCCCGCAGGCCGTCCTCCACGACATCATCTGCATCGGCGGCTGGCTGGTGGAGTACGGACGCAATCAGG ATTTCATGACCGTGTACTTCCAAATCCGCTCCAGTCAACTGGACCGCTCCATCAAGGGTCTGAAGGAGCACTTGCGCAAGAACAGCGCCTCGTCGGGCGCCCTCTACTCGCCCGCCGTCCAGGCCAAGCGCAAAGACACGCCCACCAAGAAGGTGCCCAAGAGGCCCG GGACCATTCGCAAGGCCCAGAACCTTCTCAAACAGTACTCACAGCATGGGCTGGATGGCAAAAAGGGGGGGTCCAACCTGGCACCTCTGGAAG GTCACGATCGCGACCCGCGAGTCAGGCACGGCGCCGAGGCTCCGGCCGACAAGCTCGCCGGCCCCCCAG GCAGGGACGAGGCGCTGGACGCGGAGATGGACGCGTACATCCACTGCATCAGCGCCTTCGTCAAGCTGGCGCAGAGCGAGTACGCCCTCCTGTGCGAGGTGATCCCCGAGCACCACCAGAAGAAGACCTTTGACTCGCTGATTCAG GAGGCCCTGGACAACCTGATGCTGGAGGGCGACAACATCGTGGGCGCGGCCCGCCGCGCCATCCTGCGCCACGACTACTCGGCCGTGCTGACCATCTTCCCCATCCTGAGGCACCTGAAGATCAACAAGGGCGACTTTGACGCCACGCTGCAG GGGACGGCGGCCGGGACCAAGAACAAGCTGCCGGCGCTCATCGCGTCCATGGAGAGCATCGGCGCCAAGGCGCTGGAGGAGTTTGCCGACAGCATCAAG AACGACCCCGACAAAGAGTACAACATGCCCAAGGACGGCACGGTGCACGAGCTGACCAGCAAC GCCATCCTCTTCCTGCAGCAGCTGCTGGACTTCCACGAGACGGCGGGCGCCATGCTGGCCTCGCAAG TCCTTGGGGACACTTACAATATCCCCTTAGACCCCCGAG AATCCACGTCCACGTCCAGCAGTTACACGTCGGACTTCAACAAGCGGCTCCTGAGCACGTATATCTGTAAAGTTCTGGGGAACCTCCAGCTCAACCTGCTCAGCAAGTCCAAAGTGTACGAGGACTCGGCTCTCGGCGCCATCTTCCTCCACAACAACTACAATTACATCCTCAAGTCTCTGGAAAA GTCGGAGCTGATCCAACTTGTGACGGTGACTCAGAGGCGAGCGGAGACTTCCTACCGAGAACTCATCGAGCAACAGATTCACGTTTACCAGCGCAG CTGGATAAAAGTGACGGAACACCTGACCGAGCGGAACCTTCCCCTTTTCCAGCCCGGCGCCAAG CTCAAGGACAAAGAACGGCAGGTCATCAAGGACAAATTCAAG GGCTTCAACGATGGTCTGGAGGAGATGTGCAAGATCCACAAGGGTTGGGCCGTGCCAGACAAGGAGCAGAGGAACTTCATCCGACGGGCTCAGAGGACCGTCGTCAGCGACGCCTACGCCGCCTTCCTGCGCAG ATGCGCCGAcctgcccttcaccaagaaCCCCGACAAGTACCACAAGTATCGAccggaggaggtggaggagatgATTGACAGACTTTTCGACACCTCCGCTTGA
- the exoc7 gene encoding exocyst complex component 7 isoform X3 yields MVPTEDASARKREIEEKLQQEQETLAFIRENLEKSDQLTNGMVSILSSFESRLMQLENAIIPVHKQTENLQRLQDNVDKTLSCMDHVISYYHVAKDTDRIIREGPTGRLDEYLACIAKIQKAVEYFQDNNPDSPELNTVKGRLEKGKELLEAEFRSLLTRYSKPVPPVLILDAIGGDEELEAAEDVLLEHLPQAVLHDIICIGGWLVEYGRNQDFMTVYFQIRSSQLDRSIKGLKEHLRKNSASSGALYSPAVQAKRKDTPTKKVPKRPGTIRKAQNLLKQYSQHGLDGKKGGSNLAPLEGRDEALDAEMDAYIHCISAFVKLAQSEYALLCEVIPEHHQKKTFDSLIQEALDNLMLEGDNIVGAARRAILRHDYSAVLTIFPILRHLKINKGDFDATLQGTAAGTKNKLPALIASMESIGAKALEEFADSIKNDPDKEYNMPKDGTVHELTSNAILFLQQLLDFHETAGAMLASQVLGDTYNIPLDPRESTSTSSSYTSDFNKRLLSTYICKVLGNLQLNLLSKSKVYEDSALGAIFLHNNYNYILKSLEKSELIQLVTVTQRRAETSYRELIEQQIHVYQRSWIKVTEHLTERNLPLFQPGAKLKDKERQVIKDKFKGFNDGLEEMCKIHKGWAVPDKEQRNFIRRAQRTVVSDAYAAFLRRCADLPFTKNPDKYHKYRPEEVEEMIDRLFDTSA; encoded by the exons ATGGTTCCCACCGAGGACGCGTCTGCCAGAAAGAGAGAAATTGAGGAGAAACTCCAGCAG GAACAAGAAACGTTGGCCTTCATCCGCGAGAACTTGGAGAAGAGCGATCAGCTGACAAATGGGATG GTGTCCATCCTGTCGTCTTTCGAGAGCCGCCTGATGCAGCTGGAGAACGCCATCATTCCGGTACACAAGCAGACGGAGAACCTGCAGCGTCTGCAGGACAACGTGGACAAGACGCTGTCCTGCATGGACCACGTCATCAGCTACTACCACGTGGCCAAGGACACGGACCGCATCATCCGAGAGGG GCCCACGGGTCGGCTGGACGAGTACCTGGCGTGCATCGCCAAGATCCAGAAGGCCGTGGAGTACTTCCAGGACAACAATCCCGACAGCCCCGAGCTCAACACCGTG AAGGGGCGCTTGGAGAAGGGCAAGGAGCTGCTGGAGGCGGAGTTCCGCAGCCTGCTGACCCGCTACAGCAAGCCGGTGCCGCCCGTCCTCATCCTGGACGCCATCGGCGGCGACGAAGAGCTGGAGGCGGCCGAGGACGTGCTGCTGGAGCACCTCCCGCAGGCCGTCCTCCACGACATCATCTGCATCGGCGGCTGGCTGGTGGAGTACGGACGCAATCAGG ATTTCATGACCGTGTACTTCCAAATCCGCTCCAGTCAACTGGACCGCTCCATCAAGGGTCTGAAGGAGCACTTGCGCAAGAACAGCGCCTCGTCGGGCGCCCTCTACTCGCCCGCCGTCCAGGCCAAGCGCAAAGACACGCCCACCAAGAAGGTGCCCAAGAGGCCCG GGACCATTCGCAAGGCCCAGAACCTTCTCAAACAGTACTCACAGCATGGGCTGGATGGCAAAAAGGGGGGGTCCAACCTGGCACCTCTGGAAG GCAGGGACGAGGCGCTGGACGCGGAGATGGACGCGTACATCCACTGCATCAGCGCCTTCGTCAAGCTGGCGCAGAGCGAGTACGCCCTCCTGTGCGAGGTGATCCCCGAGCACCACCAGAAGAAGACCTTTGACTCGCTGATTCAG GAGGCCCTGGACAACCTGATGCTGGAGGGCGACAACATCGTGGGCGCGGCCCGCCGCGCCATCCTGCGCCACGACTACTCGGCCGTGCTGACCATCTTCCCCATCCTGAGGCACCTGAAGATCAACAAGGGCGACTTTGACGCCACGCTGCAG GGGACGGCGGCCGGGACCAAGAACAAGCTGCCGGCGCTCATCGCGTCCATGGAGAGCATCGGCGCCAAGGCGCTGGAGGAGTTTGCCGACAGCATCAAG AACGACCCCGACAAAGAGTACAACATGCCCAAGGACGGCACGGTGCACGAGCTGACCAGCAAC GCCATCCTCTTCCTGCAGCAGCTGCTGGACTTCCACGAGACGGCGGGCGCCATGCTGGCCTCGCAAG TCCTTGGGGACACTTACAATATCCCCTTAGACCCCCGAG AATCCACGTCCACGTCCAGCAGTTACACGTCGGACTTCAACAAGCGGCTCCTGAGCACGTATATCTGTAAAGTTCTGGGGAACCTCCAGCTCAACCTGCTCAGCAAGTCCAAAGTGTACGAGGACTCGGCTCTCGGCGCCATCTTCCTCCACAACAACTACAATTACATCCTCAAGTCTCTGGAAAA GTCGGAGCTGATCCAACTTGTGACGGTGACTCAGAGGCGAGCGGAGACTTCCTACCGAGAACTCATCGAGCAACAGATTCACGTTTACCAGCGCAG CTGGATAAAAGTGACGGAACACCTGACCGAGCGGAACCTTCCCCTTTTCCAGCCCGGCGCCAAG CTCAAGGACAAAGAACGGCAGGTCATCAAGGACAAATTCAAG GGCTTCAACGATGGTCTGGAGGAGATGTGCAAGATCCACAAGGGTTGGGCCGTGCCAGACAAGGAGCAGAGGAACTTCATCCGACGGGCTCAGAGGACCGTCGTCAGCGACGCCTACGCCGCCTTCCTGCGCAG ATGCGCCGAcctgcccttcaccaagaaCCCCGACAAGTACCACAAGTATCGAccggaggaggtggaggagatgATTGACAGACTTTTCGACACCTCCGCTTGA
- the exoc7 gene encoding exocyst complex component 7 isoform X4, translating to MVPTEDASARKREIEEKLQQEQETLAFIRENLEKSDQLTNGMVSILSSFESRLMQLENAIIPVHKQTENLQRLQDNVDKTLSCMDHVISYYHVAKDTDRIIREGPTGRLDEYLACIAKIQKAVEYFQDNNPDSPELNTVKGRLEKGKELLEAEFRSLLTRYSKPVPPVLILDAIGGDEELEAAEDVLLEHLPQAVLHDIICIGGWLVEYGRNQDFMTVYFQIRSSQLDRSIKGLKEHLRKNSASSGALYSPAVQAKRKDTPTKKVPKRPAGHDRDPRVRHGAEAPADKLAGPPGRDEALDAEMDAYIHCISAFVKLAQSEYALLCEVIPEHHQKKTFDSLIQEALDNLMLEGDNIVGAARRAILRHDYSAVLTIFPILRHLKINKGDFDATLQGTAAGTKNKLPALIASMESIGAKALEEFADSIKNDPDKEYNMPKDGTVHELTSNAILFLQQLLDFHETAGAMLASQVLGDTYNIPLDPRESTSTSSSYTSDFNKRLLSTYICKVLGNLQLNLLSKSKVYEDSALGAIFLHNNYNYILKSLEKSELIQLVTVTQRRAETSYRELIEQQIHVYQRSWIKVTEHLTERNLPLFQPGAKLKDKERQVIKDKFKGFNDGLEEMCKIHKGWAVPDKEQRNFIRRAQRTVVSDAYAAFLRRCADLPFTKNPDKYHKYRPEEVEEMIDRLFDTSA from the exons ATGGTTCCCACCGAGGACGCGTCTGCCAGAAAGAGAGAAATTGAGGAGAAACTCCAGCAG GAACAAGAAACGTTGGCCTTCATCCGCGAGAACTTGGAGAAGAGCGATCAGCTGACAAATGGGATG GTGTCCATCCTGTCGTCTTTCGAGAGCCGCCTGATGCAGCTGGAGAACGCCATCATTCCGGTACACAAGCAGACGGAGAACCTGCAGCGTCTGCAGGACAACGTGGACAAGACGCTGTCCTGCATGGACCACGTCATCAGCTACTACCACGTGGCCAAGGACACGGACCGCATCATCCGAGAGGG GCCCACGGGTCGGCTGGACGAGTACCTGGCGTGCATCGCCAAGATCCAGAAGGCCGTGGAGTACTTCCAGGACAACAATCCCGACAGCCCCGAGCTCAACACCGTG AAGGGGCGCTTGGAGAAGGGCAAGGAGCTGCTGGAGGCGGAGTTCCGCAGCCTGCTGACCCGCTACAGCAAGCCGGTGCCGCCCGTCCTCATCCTGGACGCCATCGGCGGCGACGAAGAGCTGGAGGCGGCCGAGGACGTGCTGCTGGAGCACCTCCCGCAGGCCGTCCTCCACGACATCATCTGCATCGGCGGCTGGCTGGTGGAGTACGGACGCAATCAGG ATTTCATGACCGTGTACTTCCAAATCCGCTCCAGTCAACTGGACCGCTCCATCAAGGGTCTGAAGGAGCACTTGCGCAAGAACAGCGCCTCGTCGGGCGCCCTCTACTCGCCCGCCGTCCAGGCCAAGCGCAAAGACACGCCCACCAAGAAGGTGCCCAAGAGGCCCG CAGGTCACGATCGCGACCCGCGAGTCAGGCACGGCGCCGAGGCTCCGGCCGACAAGCTCGCCGGCCCCCCAG GCAGGGACGAGGCGCTGGACGCGGAGATGGACGCGTACATCCACTGCATCAGCGCCTTCGTCAAGCTGGCGCAGAGCGAGTACGCCCTCCTGTGCGAGGTGATCCCCGAGCACCACCAGAAGAAGACCTTTGACTCGCTGATTCAG GAGGCCCTGGACAACCTGATGCTGGAGGGCGACAACATCGTGGGCGCGGCCCGCCGCGCCATCCTGCGCCACGACTACTCGGCCGTGCTGACCATCTTCCCCATCCTGAGGCACCTGAAGATCAACAAGGGCGACTTTGACGCCACGCTGCAG GGGACGGCGGCCGGGACCAAGAACAAGCTGCCGGCGCTCATCGCGTCCATGGAGAGCATCGGCGCCAAGGCGCTGGAGGAGTTTGCCGACAGCATCAAG AACGACCCCGACAAAGAGTACAACATGCCCAAGGACGGCACGGTGCACGAGCTGACCAGCAAC GCCATCCTCTTCCTGCAGCAGCTGCTGGACTTCCACGAGACGGCGGGCGCCATGCTGGCCTCGCAAG TCCTTGGGGACACTTACAATATCCCCTTAGACCCCCGAG AATCCACGTCCACGTCCAGCAGTTACACGTCGGACTTCAACAAGCGGCTCCTGAGCACGTATATCTGTAAAGTTCTGGGGAACCTCCAGCTCAACCTGCTCAGCAAGTCCAAAGTGTACGAGGACTCGGCTCTCGGCGCCATCTTCCTCCACAACAACTACAATTACATCCTCAAGTCTCTGGAAAA GTCGGAGCTGATCCAACTTGTGACGGTGACTCAGAGGCGAGCGGAGACTTCCTACCGAGAACTCATCGAGCAACAGATTCACGTTTACCAGCGCAG CTGGATAAAAGTGACGGAACACCTGACCGAGCGGAACCTTCCCCTTTTCCAGCCCGGCGCCAAG CTCAAGGACAAAGAACGGCAGGTCATCAAGGACAAATTCAAG GGCTTCAACGATGGTCTGGAGGAGATGTGCAAGATCCACAAGGGTTGGGCCGTGCCAGACAAGGAGCAGAGGAACTTCATCCGACGGGCTCAGAGGACCGTCGTCAGCGACGCCTACGCCGCCTTCCTGCGCAG ATGCGCCGAcctgcccttcaccaagaaCCCCGACAAGTACCACAAGTATCGAccggaggaggtggaggagatgATTGACAGACTTTTCGACACCTCCGCTTGA
- the exoc7 gene encoding exocyst complex component 7 isoform X5 — protein MVPTEDASARKREIEEKLQQEQETLAFIRENLEKSDQLTNGMVSILSSFESRLMQLENAIIPVHKQTENLQRLQDNVDKTLSCMDHVISYYHVAKDTDRIIREGPTGRLDEYLACIAKIQKAVEYFQDNNPDSPELNTVKGRLEKGKELLEAEFRSLLTRYSKPVPPVLILDAIGGDEELEAAEDVLLEHLPQAVLHDIICIGGWLVEYGRNQDFMTVYFQIRSSQLDRSIKGLKEHLRKNSASSGALYSPAVQAKRKDTPTKKVPKRPGHDRDPRVRHGAEAPADKLAGPPGRDEALDAEMDAYIHCISAFVKLAQSEYALLCEVIPEHHQKKTFDSLIQEALDNLMLEGDNIVGAARRAILRHDYSAVLTIFPILRHLKINKGDFDATLQGTAAGTKNKLPALIASMESIGAKALEEFADSIKNDPDKEYNMPKDGTVHELTSNAILFLQQLLDFHETAGAMLASQVLGDTYNIPLDPRESTSTSSSYTSDFNKRLLSTYICKVLGNLQLNLLSKSKVYEDSALGAIFLHNNYNYILKSLEKSELIQLVTVTQRRAETSYRELIEQQIHVYQRSWIKVTEHLTERNLPLFQPGAKLKDKERQVIKDKFKGFNDGLEEMCKIHKGWAVPDKEQRNFIRRAQRTVVSDAYAAFLRRCADLPFTKNPDKYHKYRPEEVEEMIDRLFDTSA, from the exons ATGGTTCCCACCGAGGACGCGTCTGCCAGAAAGAGAGAAATTGAGGAGAAACTCCAGCAG GAACAAGAAACGTTGGCCTTCATCCGCGAGAACTTGGAGAAGAGCGATCAGCTGACAAATGGGATG GTGTCCATCCTGTCGTCTTTCGAGAGCCGCCTGATGCAGCTGGAGAACGCCATCATTCCGGTACACAAGCAGACGGAGAACCTGCAGCGTCTGCAGGACAACGTGGACAAGACGCTGTCCTGCATGGACCACGTCATCAGCTACTACCACGTGGCCAAGGACACGGACCGCATCATCCGAGAGGG GCCCACGGGTCGGCTGGACGAGTACCTGGCGTGCATCGCCAAGATCCAGAAGGCCGTGGAGTACTTCCAGGACAACAATCCCGACAGCCCCGAGCTCAACACCGTG AAGGGGCGCTTGGAGAAGGGCAAGGAGCTGCTGGAGGCGGAGTTCCGCAGCCTGCTGACCCGCTACAGCAAGCCGGTGCCGCCCGTCCTCATCCTGGACGCCATCGGCGGCGACGAAGAGCTGGAGGCGGCCGAGGACGTGCTGCTGGAGCACCTCCCGCAGGCCGTCCTCCACGACATCATCTGCATCGGCGGCTGGCTGGTGGAGTACGGACGCAATCAGG ATTTCATGACCGTGTACTTCCAAATCCGCTCCAGTCAACTGGACCGCTCCATCAAGGGTCTGAAGGAGCACTTGCGCAAGAACAGCGCCTCGTCGGGCGCCCTCTACTCGCCCGCCGTCCAGGCCAAGCGCAAAGACACGCCCACCAAGAAGGTGCCCAAGAGGCCCG GTCACGATCGCGACCCGCGAGTCAGGCACGGCGCCGAGGCTCCGGCCGACAAGCTCGCCGGCCCCCCAG GCAGGGACGAGGCGCTGGACGCGGAGATGGACGCGTACATCCACTGCATCAGCGCCTTCGTCAAGCTGGCGCAGAGCGAGTACGCCCTCCTGTGCGAGGTGATCCCCGAGCACCACCAGAAGAAGACCTTTGACTCGCTGATTCAG GAGGCCCTGGACAACCTGATGCTGGAGGGCGACAACATCGTGGGCGCGGCCCGCCGCGCCATCCTGCGCCACGACTACTCGGCCGTGCTGACCATCTTCCCCATCCTGAGGCACCTGAAGATCAACAAGGGCGACTTTGACGCCACGCTGCAG GGGACGGCGGCCGGGACCAAGAACAAGCTGCCGGCGCTCATCGCGTCCATGGAGAGCATCGGCGCCAAGGCGCTGGAGGAGTTTGCCGACAGCATCAAG AACGACCCCGACAAAGAGTACAACATGCCCAAGGACGGCACGGTGCACGAGCTGACCAGCAAC GCCATCCTCTTCCTGCAGCAGCTGCTGGACTTCCACGAGACGGCGGGCGCCATGCTGGCCTCGCAAG TCCTTGGGGACACTTACAATATCCCCTTAGACCCCCGAG AATCCACGTCCACGTCCAGCAGTTACACGTCGGACTTCAACAAGCGGCTCCTGAGCACGTATATCTGTAAAGTTCTGGGGAACCTCCAGCTCAACCTGCTCAGCAAGTCCAAAGTGTACGAGGACTCGGCTCTCGGCGCCATCTTCCTCCACAACAACTACAATTACATCCTCAAGTCTCTGGAAAA GTCGGAGCTGATCCAACTTGTGACGGTGACTCAGAGGCGAGCGGAGACTTCCTACCGAGAACTCATCGAGCAACAGATTCACGTTTACCAGCGCAG CTGGATAAAAGTGACGGAACACCTGACCGAGCGGAACCTTCCCCTTTTCCAGCCCGGCGCCAAG CTCAAGGACAAAGAACGGCAGGTCATCAAGGACAAATTCAAG GGCTTCAACGATGGTCTGGAGGAGATGTGCAAGATCCACAAGGGTTGGGCCGTGCCAGACAAGGAGCAGAGGAACTTCATCCGACGGGCTCAGAGGACCGTCGTCAGCGACGCCTACGCCGCCTTCCTGCGCAG ATGCGCCGAcctgcccttcaccaagaaCCCCGACAAGTACCACAAGTATCGAccggaggaggtggaggagatgATTGACAGACTTTTCGACACCTCCGCTTGA